A window of Pectobacterium carotovorum genomic DNA:
CCGGAAATTATTACCCCCTCCCGCCATTGGCAGTGGAACTCACGCTAGCTTTTGAGCGCTTCAGGCGAGCGATCGTGGCCTAACATCTGCTGTACCAATTCCACACAGTGCAGGAAGCGCGAATCGTAGTCCGACTCTTTGATGTAAACGTACGGGATATTATTGTTAGCCAGCATCGTTTTCAGCAGATCCTGAAACTCCGAGCGGGCGGTGGTGCTGCCTAAGCTACGCAACCCATCGGCGACCCACGGCGTGTTGTTTTCCAGCAAAATCACCAGATCGAAACGGTATTCATCGATCAGCGCCTGAACGAACGGGTGCTCACGGCCTTCGTATTTCTTGCAGAACGCCTGCGTGGTGACAAAGTCGGTGTCGATGAAGGCCACTTTATTGGCGTATTTCACTGCAAAATCAATGTACTGTGCCTGACCCAGCGCGATCTTATCGTAGTCGGAATATTGCAGCGCCATCTCGTCGCCGCCCAAATGGGAGAACACGTAATCGCGACCATATTCCCAGGCGCTGGTGGTGTTGAAGATATTCGCCAATTTGTTTACCAGCGTGGATTTACCGCTGGATTCGCCGCCAAGAATGGCAACGGTACGCACAAAGAACGGCTTCACTTCGGTCGGAATATAGTCCCAGTAACGAAAGGGATCGTGACGGATCTGTGAACCGCTGATGTTCATAAAGGATCGCTGCGGGTCGATCAGAATGGCCTCAATGCCCAGTTGCTCGCGGTATTGCGCGGCATCCTGTTCTTCGCTGGTGTAGACGAAATTCGGCGTGATGCTTTTTTCCTGCATGAACGCCTGAATCCCTTTGCTCCACACATCCCAGCCGTGCGGATAAGGCTCCATTCCTTGCTCATTGAAGGCGTGAATATGAATATTTTTCTGATACTTAAAGGTCTGCAATAGCCAGCGTAGGCGGTCGCTGACGGT
This region includes:
- the nadR gene encoding multifunctional transcriptional regulator/nicotinamide-nucleotide adenylyltransferase/ribosylnicotinamide kinase NadR, which codes for MSSFDYLKSAIRQKGCTLQQVANATDMTKGYLSQLLNAKIKSPSAQKLEALHRFLELEFPRYEKSVGVVFGKFYPLHTGHIYLIQRACSQVDELHVILGYDEPRDRLLFENSSMSQQPTVSDRLRWLLQTFKYQKNIHIHAFNEQGMEPYPHGWDVWSKGIQAFMQEKSITPNFVYTSEEQDAAQYREQLGIEAILIDPQRSFMNISGSQIRHDPFRYWDYIPTEVKPFFVRTVAILGGESSGKSTLVNKLANIFNTTSAWEYGRDYVFSHLGGDEMALQYSDYDKIALGQAQYIDFAVKYANKVAFIDTDFVTTQAFCKKYEGREHPFVQALIDEYRFDLVILLENNTPWVADGLRSLGSTTARSEFQDLLKTMLANNNIPYVYIKESDYDSRFLHCVELVQQMLGHDRSPEALKS